One genomic segment of Arthrobacter sp. Marseille-P9274 includes these proteins:
- a CDS encoding molybdenum cofactor guanylyltransferase, with translation MDRTFDAVILAGGRSSRLSGTPKALLRLEGKSLLLRTLEAVCRAQRIAVVGPGELAGELATFRRGAGAPEAVLTREDPPFAGPAAGIAAGVAALDQGSGKEHDGGRPRGAGLTLILACDMPAAGRLPEQLLDAVAAAPSARLWLPVDAGGRIQPLACCADSRALREALARFTAADLQGLSVRKLIADLPAARFPLAAAATDDVDTWEDAGRFGIARPAP, from the coding sequence ATGGATCGTACCTTCGACGCCGTCATCCTGGCCGGCGGCAGATCCTCGCGCCTGTCCGGCACGCCGAAGGCCCTGCTGCGGCTGGAAGGGAAATCGCTGCTGCTGCGGACCCTGGAAGCCGTCTGCCGCGCCCAGCGGATCGCCGTGGTCGGCCCCGGGGAGCTAGCCGGCGAGCTGGCGACCTTCCGCCGCGGCGCGGGCGCTCCGGAGGCCGTCTTGACCCGGGAGGACCCGCCCTTCGCCGGGCCGGCGGCCGGCATCGCGGCCGGCGTCGCGGCGCTGGACCAGGGAAGCGGAAAGGAGCACGACGGCGGGAGGCCGCGGGGGGCGGGCCTCACCTTGATCCTCGCCTGCGACATGCCCGCCGCCGGCCGGCTGCCCGAACAGCTGCTGGACGCCGTCGCCGCCGCGCCCTCCGCGCGGCTGTGGCTGCCCGTGGACGCCGGCGGAAGGATCCAGCCACTGGCGTGCTGCGCGGACAGCCGTGCGCTCCGGGAAGCACTGGCCCGGTTCACCGCGGCCGACCTGCAGGGACTTTCGGTCCGGAAGCTGATCGCGGACCTGCCCGCGGCCCGGTTCCCGCTGGCCGCCGCAGCTACCGATGACGTGGACACGTGGGAGGACGCCGGGCGCTTTGGCATCGCGCGGCCTGCGCCGTAG
- a CDS encoding DUF6457 domain-containing protein, translated as MAAVEEQLQPFVAELLAALEIEDTPIDLDSVLNLAGVAAHSVVRPAAPVTTFIVGYAAGLAVATGQASPEAAMRAASRVADEVARQHGGAGGPDQPVRA; from the coding sequence ATGGCCGCCGTCGAAGAGCAGCTGCAACCTTTTGTCGCCGAACTGCTCGCCGCCCTCGAAATCGAGGACACGCCCATCGACCTTGATTCGGTGCTCAACCTGGCCGGCGTGGCGGCCCACAGTGTGGTCCGGCCCGCGGCCCCGGTGACGACCTTCATCGTCGGCTATGCCGCCGGTTTGGCAGTGGCTACCGGCCAAGCCTCGCCGGAGGCCGCGATGCGCGCGGCGAGCCGGGTGGCAGACGAGGTGGCCCGGCAGCACGGCGGCGCCGGCGGCCCGGACCAGCCCGTGCGGGCGTGA
- a CDS encoding HNH endonuclease: MRTLVLNAGYEPLAVVTFRRALLLVLTGKASVIAEDGDPVVGPNDILGRPSVILLNRYIKIPYRQDTTVTRRGVLRRDGYLCAYCGKTANTVDHVKPRSRGGEDSWENLVACCLRCNNAKGDRTLNQLGWHLRIVPRAPHGTHWRIRELDRPAPAWSEFLDRNPAA, from the coding sequence ATGCGCACACTCGTTCTGAACGCTGGATATGAGCCGCTGGCGGTAGTGACCTTCCGCCGGGCGTTGCTCCTTGTGCTCACTGGCAAAGCGAGCGTCATCGCCGAGGACGGGGATCCGGTGGTCGGGCCGAATGACATCCTGGGCCGTCCCTCCGTGATCCTGCTCAACCGCTACATCAAGATCCCGTACCGGCAGGACACCACGGTCACCCGCCGCGGCGTGCTGCGCCGGGACGGCTACCTATGCGCCTACTGCGGCAAGACCGCCAACACGGTGGACCATGTCAAGCCGCGTTCGCGCGGCGGCGAGGACAGTTGGGAGAACCTGGTGGCCTGCTGCCTGCGGTGCAACAACGCCAAGGGGGACCGCACCCTGAACCAGCTGGGCTGGCACCTGCGGATCGTTCCCCGCGCACCCCACGGCACTCATTGGCGGATCCGCGAACTCGACCGGCCCGCCCCGGCCTGGAGCGAGTTCCTGGACCGCAATCCGGCGGCCTGA
- a CDS encoding C40 family peptidase — protein MSKNTSVTGRHRAVPVRTSPLETISKAVSSNAGSMGRQAAVIAAASGLVLTVGVPAQATAIQRDASVQAAAAAPSRIQVEAVQASNAADIEFDRPSISSTPAPVEEPEPVVEAVSEEVAPAEEAPAAEAPAPKTEEKAAKAPKADVAASGIGAALVASAYSQIGVSQDCTAMVENALRSAGISVGDLAPAQFFAYGTQVSTPQPGDMIYYDDAGAGVPHIAIYVGNGQAIHGGWTGYTTTLADAYIGSGPVFIRPSA, from the coding sequence GTGTCTAAGAACACTTCAGTCACGGGTCGCCATCGTGCCGTCCCCGTGCGCACCAGCCCGTTGGAGACGATCTCCAAGGCTGTTTCCTCGAACGCCGGTTCCATGGGCCGCCAGGCTGCCGTCATCGCAGCTGCGTCCGGCTTGGTCCTGACCGTCGGCGTTCCCGCCCAGGCCACCGCGATCCAGCGCGACGCCTCCGTCCAGGCAGCAGCCGCGGCTCCGTCCCGCATCCAGGTCGAGGCCGTCCAGGCCTCCAACGCTGCCGACATCGAGTTCGACCGCCCGAGCATCAGCTCCACGCCGGCACCGGTGGAGGAGCCGGAGCCGGTCGTTGAAGCTGTGTCCGAAGAGGTTGCGCCCGCCGAAGAGGCGCCCGCCGCGGAAGCCCCGGCCCCCAAGACAGAAGAGAAGGCCGCCAAGGCTCCCAAGGCCGACGTTGCCGCCAGCGGCATCGGTGCCGCACTGGTCGCCTCCGCCTACAGCCAGATCGGCGTCTCCCAGGACTGCACCGCGATGGTCGAGAACGCCCTGCGCTCCGCCGGTATCTCCGTCGGTGACCTCGCCCCGGCCCAGTTCTTCGCCTACGGCACCCAGGTCTCCACGCCCCAGCCGGGCGACATGATCTACTACGACGACGCCGGAGCCGGCGTTCCCCACATCGCCATCTACGTGGGTAACGGCCAGGCCATCCACGGCGGCTGGACCGGATACACCACCACCCTCGCCGACGCCTACATCGGCTCGGGCCCGGTCTTCATCCGCCCCAGCGCCTAA